One genomic segment of Labilithrix sp. includes these proteins:
- a CDS encoding phosphatase PAP2 family protein, producing the protein MHLRTSFACGAALVALAGAADAQPRRIERLGYDTRVDVAVTATGSAWLVAAELLKADLVPEKCRWCYRRANGDSTLNAVDRSVRLRLKWDDTKLADGLSNALAFVIMPAAGIGLPATAAAHDDHLQYAPIDTLLIAEATILAADLNQLVKFVFVRERPFVHYLPHLPDGIQGLGDSPSDANLSFYSGHTNLAFALAASSGTVAFLRGYRLAPLVLGVQLASAFTVGYLRIAADKHYLSDVMVGAVVGSLVGAFVPLLFHGRSSAVPESAVAPTSQRLGIGSMPVQLTLPW; encoded by the coding sequence GTGCACCTCCGAACGTCGTTCGCGTGCGGCGCCGCGCTCGTCGCGCTCGCCGGCGCCGCGGACGCGCAGCCGCGACGGATCGAGCGCCTCGGCTACGACACGCGCGTCGACGTCGCGGTCACGGCGACGGGCTCGGCCTGGCTCGTCGCGGCGGAGCTGCTCAAGGCGGACCTCGTCCCCGAGAAGTGCCGCTGGTGTTATCGCCGCGCGAACGGCGACTCCACGCTCAACGCCGTCGACCGCTCGGTGCGCCTCCGCTTGAAGTGGGACGACACGAAGCTCGCGGACGGCCTCTCCAACGCGCTCGCGTTCGTGATCATGCCCGCGGCCGGGATCGGCCTCCCCGCCACCGCGGCGGCGCACGACGATCACTTGCAGTACGCACCGATCGACACGCTCCTCATCGCCGAGGCCACGATCCTCGCCGCCGATCTCAACCAGCTCGTGAAGTTCGTCTTCGTGCGCGAGCGCCCGTTCGTGCACTACCTCCCGCACCTGCCCGACGGCATCCAGGGCCTCGGCGACAGCCCGTCCGACGCGAACCTCTCCTTTTACTCCGGCCACACGAACCTCGCGTTCGCGCTCGCGGCGTCGAGCGGCACCGTCGCGTTCCTGCGCGGCTACCGCCTCGCGCCGCTCGTCCTCGGCGTGCAGCTCGCGAGCGCGTTCACGGTCGGCTACCTCCGCATCGCCGCCGACAAGCACTACCTCTCCGACGTGATGGTCGGCGCCGTGGTCGGGAGCCTCGTCGGCGCGTTCGTGCCTCTCCTCTTCCATGGCCGGTCCTCGGCCGTGCCGGAGAGCGCCGTCGCCCCAACATCGCAGCGCCTCGGCATCGGCAGCATGCCGGTTCAGCTCACGCTGCCATGGTAA
- a CDS encoding trypsin-like peptidase domain-containing protein, producing MTMRTVLLGCLLLLTMIGCAPVALDDEERGSTSSNQFFVNASRRDPTALEASRVGRVNPGCAAFFLENDVNKTFLMTARHCFDFDTEAWCATDGEIVQENGTRGQCTRVVVEDDSHDLVVFEADMKHAAKGSTTLRLASYAPRARTRLTMIGYPADADPDSARLGAITTTENCWTLGSRIPSLYSDPRLNDMTLRHNCSTYGGNSGGPMYVEGTRDVVGLPYTYIPDDYTRREANDETTAARLALTWDFVNVYFDVLTAEGITIVETGAAAAEDQAAG from the coding sequence ATGACGATGCGTACGGTGCTCCTTGGTTGCCTCCTCCTCCTCACGATGATCGGCTGCGCGCCCGTCGCGCTCGACGACGAGGAGCGCGGGAGCACGAGCTCCAACCAGTTCTTCGTGAACGCCTCGCGGCGCGACCCGACCGCGCTCGAGGCGTCCCGCGTCGGGCGGGTCAACCCGGGGTGCGCCGCGTTCTTCCTCGAGAACGACGTGAACAAGACGTTCCTGATGACGGCGCGCCACTGCTTCGACTTCGACACCGAGGCGTGGTGCGCGACCGACGGCGAGATCGTTCAGGAGAACGGGACCCGCGGCCAGTGCACGCGCGTCGTCGTGGAGGACGACTCGCACGACCTCGTCGTGTTCGAGGCCGACATGAAGCACGCGGCCAAGGGGAGCACCACGCTCCGCCTCGCCTCGTACGCCCCGCGCGCGCGGACGCGCCTCACGATGATCGGCTACCCCGCGGACGCCGATCCGGACTCCGCGCGCCTCGGCGCCATCACGACGACGGAGAACTGCTGGACCCTCGGCTCCCGGATCCCGAGCTTGTACAGCGACCCTCGCTTGAACGACATGACGCTGCGCCACAACTGCTCGACCTACGGCGGCAACAGCGGCGGCCCGATGTACGTCGAGGGCACGCGCGACGTCGTGGGCCTGCCGTACACCTACATTCCCGACGACTACACTCGCCGCGAGGCGAACGACGAGACGACCGCGGCGCGCCTCGCGCTCACCTGGGACTTCGTGAACGTCTACTTCGACGTGCTCACCGCGGAAGGGATCACGATCGTGGAGACCGGCGCGGCGGCGGCGGAAGACCAGGCCGCCGGCTGA
- the rpsJ gene encoding 30S ribosomal protein S10: MASATTIRIRLRAFDHQLLDKSANDIVETAKRTGARVAGPIPLPTHISRYTVLRGPHVDKKSREQFEVRTHKRLLDILEPTQQTLDALMKLDLSAGVDVEIKSPR, translated from the coding sequence ATGGCTTCCGCTACCACGATCCGTATCCGCCTCCGGGCGTTCGACCACCAGCTCCTCGACAAGTCGGCCAACGACATCGTCGAGACGGCGAAGCGCACGGGGGCTCGCGTCGCGGGCCCGATCCCGCTGCCGACGCACATCTCGCGCTACACCGTCCTCCGCGGACCGCACGTCGACAAGAAGTCGCGCGAGCAGTTCGAGGTCCGGACGCACAAGCGCCTCCTCGACATCCTCGAGCCGACCCAGCAGACCCTCGACGCGCTGATGAAGCTCGATCTCTCTGCCGGCGTCGACGTCGAGATCAAGTCCCCGCGCTGA
- the tuf gene encoding elongation factor Tu translates to MAKEKFNRTKPHVNVGTIGHIDHGKTTLTAALVKVQSKKGLAKVISYADIAKGGTVRDATKTVTIAVSHVEYESPTRHYAHVDCPGHADYIKNMITGAAQMDGAILVVSALDSVMPQTREHVLLARQVGLQHIVVALNKCDAVEDKEMLELVEMEVRELLSKNKFDGDNAKVVQVAAFPALNGEEKWENSIGDLIAALDTQIPDPVRDIDKPFLMAIEDVFSIKGRGTVVTGRVERGVVKTGEEVEILGFRETRKTTVTGVEMFRKLLDEGRAGDNIGVLLRGIEKDDVERGQILCKPGTVTPHKKFMGEVYVLKKEEGGRHTPFFTNYRPQFYMRTTDVTGTCQLPEGTKMVMPGDNVTMTIELITPVGIEEQMRFAIREGGRTVGAGIVTKILE, encoded by the coding sequence ATGGCCAAGGAAAAATTCAATCGTACGAAGCCCCACGTCAACGTCGGCACGATCGGTCACATCGACCACGGCAAGACGACGCTCACGGCTGCCCTCGTGAAGGTCCAGTCGAAGAAGGGCCTCGCGAAGGTCATCAGCTACGCGGACATCGCGAAGGGCGGTACGGTCCGCGACGCGACGAAGACGGTGACGATCGCGGTGTCGCACGTCGAGTACGAGTCGCCGACGCGGCACTACGCGCACGTCGATTGCCCGGGCCACGCGGACTACATCAAGAACATGATCACGGGCGCGGCGCAGATGGACGGGGCGATCCTCGTCGTGAGCGCGCTCGACTCGGTCATGCCGCAGACGCGCGAGCACGTTCTCCTCGCGCGGCAGGTCGGTCTCCAGCACATCGTGGTCGCGCTGAACAAGTGCGACGCGGTGGAGGACAAGGAGATGCTGGAGCTGGTCGAGATGGAGGTGCGCGAGCTCCTCTCGAAGAACAAGTTCGACGGCGACAACGCGAAGGTCGTGCAGGTGGCGGCGTTCCCGGCGCTCAACGGCGAAGAGAAGTGGGAGAACTCGATCGGCGACCTCATCGCGGCGCTCGACACGCAGATCCCGGATCCGGTGCGCGACATCGACAAGCCGTTCCTGATGGCGATCGAGGACGTGTTCTCGATCAAGGGCCGCGGCACGGTCGTGACGGGCCGCGTCGAGCGCGGGGTGGTGAAGACGGGCGAAGAGGTGGAGATCCTCGGCTTCCGCGAGACGCGGAAGACCACCGTTACGGGCGTCGAGATGTTCCGCAAGCTGCTCGACGAGGGCCGCGCGGGTGACAACATCGGCGTGCTCCTCCGCGGCATCGAGAAGGACGACGTGGAGCGCGGTCAGATCCTGTGCAAGCCGGGCACGGTGACGCCGCACAAGAAGTTCATGGGCGAGGTCTACGTCCTGAAGAAGGAGGAGGGCGGCCGCCACACGCCGTTCTTCACGAACTACCGCCCGCAGTTCTACATGCGGACGACGGACGTGACCGGCACGTGCCAGCTCCCCGAGGGGACGAAGATGGTCATGCCGGGCGACAACGTCACGATGACGATCGAGCTCATCACCCCGGTCGGCATCGAGGAGCAGATGCGCTTCGCGATCCGTGAGGGCGGCCGCACCGTCGGCGCCGGCATCGTCACCAAGATCCTCGAGTAA
- the rplD gene encoding 50S ribosomal protein L4: MATVDVFNLKREKVGTVDLSDEVFGAEVKEHLFYEVVKAQLASKRQGSATAKNRSAVSGSTKKLYKQKGTGNARHGSKRAPTFVGGGQAHPPRNRDWSYRPPRQVRLGALVSALSKFNKEGRLVIVDRFELGEIKTKALLATLSTLKTEKKALVVDVAANENLRLSIRNCADHQFLPPEGVNVYDLLRHDTLVLSKDAAKALESRCLKKADGEKKAG, from the coding sequence ATGGCAACCGTTGATGTTTTCAACCTGAAGCGCGAGAAGGTCGGCACCGTCGACCTCTCCGACGAAGTGTTCGGCGCCGAGGTCAAGGAGCACCTCTTCTACGAGGTAGTGAAGGCGCAGCTCGCGAGCAAGCGCCAGGGCTCCGCGACGGCGAAGAACCGCTCCGCGGTCTCGGGCTCGACGAAGAAGCTCTACAAGCAGAAGGGCACCGGCAACGCGCGGCATGGCTCGAAGCGCGCCCCCACCTTCGTCGGTGGCGGCCAGGCGCACCCGCCGCGCAACCGCGACTGGTCCTACCGTCCGCCGCGCCAGGTCCGCCTCGGCGCGCTCGTGTCGGCGCTCTCGAAGTTCAACAAGGAAGGCCGCCTCGTCATCGTCGACCGCTTCGAGCTCGGCGAGATCAAGACGAAGGCCCTCCTCGCGACGCTCTCCACGCTGAAGACGGAGAAGAAGGCGCTCGTCGTCGACGTCGCGGCGAACGAGAACCTCCGCCTCTCGATCCGCAACTGTGCGGACCACCAGTTCCTGCCCCCCGAGGGCGTGAACGTTTACGACCTCCTCCGCCACGACACCCTCGTCCTCTCGAAGGACGCGGCGAAGGCGCTCGAGAGCCGCTGCCTCAAGAAGGCGGACGGCGAGAAGAAGGCAGGCTGA
- a CDS encoding 50S ribosomal protein L23, with product MTPESVIRKPIFLTEKSNTLRAKNQVVFEVLRDANKVQIKEAVQQLFSVKVKSVNTMLYRGKDRRMGRGYAKMQNWKKAVVTLAEGENIDFFAEQSES from the coding sequence ATGACCCCCGAATCCGTCATCCGCAAGCCGATCTTCCTCACGGAGAAGAGCAACACGCTCCGTGCGAAGAACCAGGTCGTGTTCGAGGTCCTCCGGGACGCGAACAAGGTCCAGATCAAGGAGGCCGTTCAGCAGCTCTTCTCCGTGAAGGTGAAGAGCGTGAACACCATGCTCTATCGCGGCAAGGATCGCCGCATGGGCCGTGGCTACGCCAAGATGCAGAACTGGAAGAAGGCCGTCGTCACGCTCGCCGAGGGCGAGAACATCGACTTCTTCGCCGAGCAGAGCGAGAGCTGA
- the rpsS gene encoding 30S ribosomal protein S19: MPRSIKKGPFIDGHLMEKIAAAQATQSKKVIKTWSRRSTITPEAVGLTFAVHNGRKFVPVFVTENMVGHKLGEFAPTRTFHGHQGDKKSKVAGKK; this comes from the coding sequence ATGCCTCGTTCAATCAAGAAGGGCCCCTTCATCGACGGCCACCTCATGGAGAAGATCGCCGCCGCGCAGGCGACGCAGTCCAAGAAGGTGATCAAGACCTGGTCGCGCCGCTCCACCATCACGCCGGAGGCGGTCGGCCTCACGTTCGCGGTCCACAACGGCCGCAAGTTCGTGCCGGTCTTCGTCACGGAGAACATGGTCGGCCACAAGCTCGGCGAGTTCGCCCCCACGCGCACCTTCCACGGCCACCAGGGCGACAAGAAGTCCAAGGTCGCCGGCAAGAAGTAG
- the rplB gene encoding 50S ribosomal protein L2, with translation MGIKQYKPTSPARRYYSGYDFKELTKGAKPERSLTEHQTSTGGRNTHGRITSRFRGGGHKQRYRIIDWRRDKIGIPGTVAQVEYDPNRTARIALVNYADGEKRYILCPDGLTVGDKVIASRNADIKPGNSMPLRYIPLGTTIHNLEMRKGKGAQLVRSAGTGAVLMAKDGDYAQVRMPSGEVRKIHQDCQSTIGQVSNIEHANISLGKAGRVRWLGKRPHQRGVTMNPVDHPMGGGEGRTSGGRHPCSPWGQLSKGQKTRNNKRTDSMIIKRRGQK, from the coding sequence ATGGGAATCAAGCAATACAAGCCGACGAGCCCCGCGCGTCGTTACTACTCGGGCTACGACTTCAAGGAGCTCACCAAGGGCGCGAAGCCGGAGCGTTCACTCACGGAGCACCAGACGTCGACCGGCGGGCGCAACACGCACGGCCGCATCACGAGCCGCTTCCGCGGCGGCGGCCACAAGCAGCGCTACCGCATCATCGACTGGCGCCGCGACAAGATCGGCATCCCCGGCACCGTCGCGCAGGTCGAGTACGACCCGAACCGCACCGCGCGCATCGCGCTCGTCAACTACGCGGACGGCGAGAAGCGCTACATCCTCTGCCCCGACGGCCTCACCGTCGGTGACAAGGTCATCGCGAGCCGCAACGCGGACATCAAGCCCGGCAACTCGATGCCGCTGCGCTACATCCCGCTCGGCACGACGATCCACAACCTCGAGATGCGCAAGGGCAAGGGCGCGCAGCTCGTCCGCTCCGCCGGCACCGGCGCGGTGCTGATGGCGAAGGACGGCGACTACGCGCAGGTCCGCATGCCGTCGGGCGAGGTCCGCAAGATCCATCAGGACTGCCAGTCGACGATCGGCCAGGTCTCGAACATCGAGCACGCGAACATCTCGCTCGGCAAGGCCGGCCGCGTTCGCTGGCTCGGCAAGCGCCCGCACCAGCGCGGCGTCACGATGAACCCGGTCGACCACCCGATGGGCGGCGGCGAGGGTCGTACCTCCGGCGGCCGGCATCCATGCTCGCCGTGGGGCCAGCTCTCGAAGGGTCAGAAGACGCGCAACAACAAGCGCACTGACTCGATGATCATCAAGCGCCGCGGCCAGAAGTAA